In Pseudomonas sp. MM213, a genomic segment contains:
- a CDS encoding MFS transporter yields the protein MDDAVSELKEIYIEKGTPMFMRTVLALFSGGFATFALLYCVQPMMPLLSHEYSINAAQSSLILSVATAMLAIGLLITGPISDRVGRKPVMVAALFAAALCTIASSMMPSWHGVLVMRALIGLSLSGLAAVAMTYLSEEIHPQHIGLAMGLYIGGNAIGGMCGRLITGVLIDFVSWHTAMLVIGGLALIAAAVFWKILPESRNFRARSLHPRSLLDGFTMHFRDAGLPLLFLEAFVLMGAFVTLFNYIGYRLLAEPYHMDQAFVGLLSVVYLSGIYSSAKIGSLADKLGRRKMLWSTIVLMLAGLALTMLTPLPVVIIGMLIFTFGFFGAHSVASSWIGRRATKAKGQASSLYLFSYYAGSSIAGTAGGVFWHLGGWNGIGVFIGALLVVALLVALKLARLPLLPGNGSTT from the coding sequence CTGGACGATGCCGTCTCTGAACTGAAGGAGATCTACATCGAAAAGGGCACGCCGATGTTCATGCGCACGGTACTGGCGCTGTTCTCCGGCGGCTTTGCGACCTTCGCGCTGCTGTACTGCGTGCAACCGATGATGCCGCTGCTGTCCCACGAATATTCGATCAACGCGGCGCAGAGCAGCCTGATTCTGTCGGTGGCCACGGCCATGCTCGCCATCGGCCTGCTGATCACCGGGCCGATCTCCGACCGGGTCGGGCGCAAACCGGTGATGGTGGCGGCGCTGTTTGCCGCGGCGCTGTGCACCATCGCCAGTTCCATGATGCCGAGCTGGCACGGCGTGCTGGTGATGCGCGCGTTGATCGGGTTGTCGTTGAGTGGCCTGGCGGCGGTCGCCATGACCTACCTGAGCGAAGAGATCCACCCGCAACACATCGGCCTGGCGATGGGCCTGTACATCGGTGGCAACGCGATTGGCGGGATGTGCGGGCGCTTGATTACCGGGGTGTTGATCGACTTCGTCAGCTGGCACACGGCGATGCTGGTGATCGGCGGCCTGGCACTGATCGCGGCGGCGGTGTTCTGGAAAATCCTCCCCGAATCGCGCAACTTCCGCGCCCGCTCGCTGCACCCGCGCAGCCTGCTCGACGGTTTCACCATGCACTTTCGCGACGCCGGTTTGCCGCTGTTGTTCCTTGAAGCGTTCGTGCTGATGGGCGCGTTCGTCACGCTCTTCAACTACATCGGCTATCGCCTGCTGGCCGAGCCGTACCACATGGACCAGGCCTTTGTCGGGCTGCTGTCGGTGGTGTACCTGTCGGGCATCTACAGCTCGGCGAAAATCGGTTCGCTGGCCGACAAACTCGGACGCCGCAAAATGCTCTGGTCGACCATCGTGCTGATGCTCGCCGGTCTCGCCCTGACCATGCTCACGCCGCTGCCCGTGGTGATCATCGGCATGCTGATTTTCACCTTCGGTTTCTTCGGCGCGCACTCGGTGGCCAGCAGCTGGATCGGCCGCCGCGCCACGAAGGCCAAGGGTCAGGCATCGTCGTTGTACTTGTTCAGTTACTACGCCGGGTCGAGCATCGCCGGTACGGCAGGCGGTGTGTTCTGGCACCTCGGCGGGTGGAACGGGATTGGCGTGTTCATCGGGGCGCTGCTGGTGGTGGCGTTGCTGGTTGCGTTGAAACTGGCCCGCCTGCCACTGCTGCCGGGGAATGGTTCGACTACCTGA